From the genome of Hymenobacter cellulosilyticus, one region includes:
- the porN gene encoding type IX secretion system ring protein PorN/GldN: protein MNKFLSFAALAASLTLSVSASAQEQATTASSNGSYRPIPNSDIMFRKTIWRAVDLREKQNKPMFSEGKEISRVILEAVKRGELQAYRNDSLTSTFTGPEVSSRMSYVEASAGLSEEEKAAGFSEESTDDDWGAPKTKGKKGKTASKPKAPAAPPSYEYRYKDLYQMELKEDMIFDKKRSRMYHDIKTVTLLVPSTLSSNVSGIETPIGTFKYSDLVRVFRANPDKAIWFNSQNDAQHKNLADAFELWLFNSYIVKVSNPNDSRLDEVYGGPQQGILAAQQAASDLIEYEYNLWSF, encoded by the coding sequence ATGAACAAATTCCTCTCCTTCGCCGCTTTGGCGGCCAGCCTGACGCTGTCGGTCTCAGCATCGGCTCAGGAACAAGCTACGACCGCCAGCAGCAACGGCTCGTATCGCCCGATTCCTAACTCGGACATTATGTTCCGGAAAACGATCTGGCGTGCGGTTGACCTTCGCGAAAAGCAGAACAAGCCAATGTTCTCGGAGGGCAAAGAAATTAGCCGGGTGATTCTGGAAGCCGTTAAGCGCGGTGAGCTTCAAGCTTATCGCAATGACTCTTTGACTTCTACCTTTACCGGTCCGGAAGTATCGAGCCGGATGTCATATGTAGAAGCTAGTGCAGGCTTAAGCGAAGAAGAAAAAGCGGCTGGTTTTAGCGAAGAAAGCACCGATGACGACTGGGGCGCTCCTAAGACCAAAGGTAAAAAAGGCAAAACTGCCTCCAAGCCTAAGGCCCCTGCCGCACCACCAAGCTACGAGTACCGCTACAAGGACTTGTACCAGATGGAATTGAAAGAGGATATGATCTTTGACAAGAAACGGTCACGGATGTATCACGACATCAAAACCGTTACGTTGCTGGTTCCTTCCACGCTAAGCTCGAACGTATCGGGTATTGAAACTCCAATTGGCACGTTCAAGTACAGCGACTTGGTGCGCGTGTTCCGAGCTAACCCCGATAAGGCTATCTGGTTTAACTCGCAAAATGATGCCCAGCACAAGAACTTGGCTGACGCTTTTGAACTGTGGCTGTTCAACTCGTATATCGTGAAGGTTTCTAACCCAAACGACTCGCGTTTGGACGAAGTATACGGCGGGCCGCAGCAGGGTATCCTGGCTGCCCAGCAGGCTGCTTCGGACCTCATCGAGTATGAGTACAACCTTTGGAGCTTCTAA